The DNA region TGGTCTGGAATTGCTGCCAGGCATTCTGCCTCTTGTTTTGTGTAACTTCTTTTTCTTCCATACGCATTTTGGACTTGAATGCATGTATCTTTTTACGCTTTGTAGCTTTCTgtgtaaaataaattttaaaaaaaatgtaaaagaacTCAGAATGGTATCCTCAAACCCCATCATTTTTACACAGAATGGCATCCTCAAACCCCATCATGGGTCCTGTCCTCAACCCCGATGGAGGGCATAGAGGGGGTTCCAGGATGCAATTAAACATCAGTAATCAGGTACGAATATTTTAAGATTAGGGGATGAGGCCAGTGCTCTGGAATGACCAATACCCTTCCCAATCTTAGCTCATCTagtggaaaataaaatcaaacatcccCTTCATATAACAGTTGGATTAAAATTAGCTGACAACTCAGCATATGAGCACTAATTCAATCATAATCACTATAAAATGAGCAGTAAATCCAAACATACCACATCTTCAGGATCATTACGATCAATTTGAAGTTTTGCAGGAACAGTCCAGGCCTCGAAGTCCTTGCTAGCGGATTGGGCAATCTTCCGTTTTAGGGCTTCTTTTGTAGCAACAGCAATCTTTTCAGCTTCCAGCAAAGGGTCTGCAGTGCCTTCTTGGATAGGTCTAACGTTATCGGGATCCACCTGGAATCACCAACCCCTTCTAAATGCAATCTCAAAAATCACATTACAATATGATGCTACATAAGGTTAGGCAGAGCCTTTGCGTGATAAATAAACCAGATTAGGTCAGATAGTAAACCAGGTTGTAAAAACAGTTTTTAAGTTTAACAAGTTCTATAGGGTCCTTTCCTATTTCTGCTATGTCACAGGGTTAAATATTActagtaatttttttgttttcattgaCCGTTTGATGTTAGAAAAAAGCACTATGCAAGAAGGAAGATAAATTACCTCTTCCTTGTTACCCCATCCATCATAGGTGACATAATACCCATTTGGAGAATGAGACTCAATGGTTGCATCATACCTGAACATTCAATCTAAATCAGCCACATACAAGAGggagaagagataaagaaacTGAAGGCTAGAGACATCTTTACTAATTAATAGACACAAAACCAAGCAAAAACATATATTCACTATATATACCACTCTCCATCTTCGCTCCAGACAGCTTGGACTTTGGTTCCAAGAGGAAATTTATTACCATCAATAGCAGTAGTTCTTGGTTTCTGCATGGGATTACCAATAAAAGTAGTCAGATCAGCATGAGTGGCAGTGAAGCCCAGAACTGGGATTTGTTTAGAAATTAGTTCGATTTAAAACTTTGAATAtgtgagtatatatatatatatcagtatatatatatgggttttgatctatgcaaagctcattcttaatacaaaaatgcagaaccaagcatacaaaggTCATTTTTAAGTCTtcataagcttatttttacgttaTTATAGTAATGATgacataaaatgatcttaacatgacctcaaacccgaattttataatatgacctaaaactactttataatgaccctccgtgtttttatttaattattgaccattagattgtcaaatctcatggtcaggatttggtctggattttatattgaaatcaatttttgtattgatcattttcctatatatatatatatatatatatagttcatccgtcccacaaaatagTGCACGCAACAACACTAGGTtgtgacacaagttttaataaatattagaTGGAATGTattgtgagtggaaaaagaaCACACTTTATTAGTTAGAGTGTGTTGCGGCTTATGAGTGGAGAAATGGAGGGCCATGCATGGTAAATTTGTAGATAAATGAAGTTTGCATGGTAAAAAATAAGTACATTGGGTCCAAAATTAGcaaagatatactccctccgtccgccattaggtgTCTCATTTaagttcggcacgggttttaagaaatgtaagagaaagtgggtgagagaagataATGGAATATGGgccccatttttatatattagttttataatagaatgtgagtggaatgagttagtggaaagtgatgtgtaactaccatttatagtaaaagtgaaccgggactcctaatggcggacagactaaaatagtaaaccgggactcctaatggcggacggagggagtaagtgtGAACTAAATTTGACGGGCACCCTAAAATGGCAAAGTGTTCCCTGCTTTGTGGGATGGAGAACTGGCACTAAAATTACGGTACAAAACCTAAGTTGGAAAACATGATTGTTTGAGAAACACAACTCTATATGAGTATTTTGcaaaaataaactaataaaGGCACCTCTTTCAGCACCCCGTGACCCCTGGCCCACCACCCCCTAGTGGCAATCAAAAGTAGGCCAATCGGTGTTCTCTCCACAAAGCCTATTAAAAAAAGCAATGACCATGTGTTAAAGTGGTTTTGTTAGTCTAAGGAGCCCCTTTCCCCCCCAGATCCCTGGACTGCGTACCATAGCTTTTCTATTCACAAACATGGTGATGTTCATATTTCACCACAAAATGACTGATAGCTAAGAAGTTTCCATTATGAATGTACGATCTCCATGATTTCTAGTAACTTAAACATGGCTAAGGAGATGAAAATAATAAGGGACTGAAAAAAGTATATATCCCTTTACTTATTAAAGAAGGGCACTTTAAACTTGATCATGACTGGAGTTCAGAAAAGAATCATTGACAAAGAATATTATCAGATTATGACTCAAGACAACTCATGCACAATAAATACAATGCAGCATGACATCAAAGGCTAAACAACTTATCATGAACTTACTAAAGAAGGGCACTTTAAACTTATCATGAAAGGAGTTCAGAAAAGACTCATTGACAAAGAATATTATCAGATATGACTCAAGACAACTCATGCAAAATAAATACAATGCAGCATGACAACAAAGACTAAACAACTTAACCCTTTTTTACATGAAGAATCAAAATATGTTTTTACCAACATTATTTGCAACTATGCAGTTTCGTTGAATAAGTAGACATAACTCTATTTTGGGTACGTATAGAAGAATAGATAATAAGTAGGGACATGGCTTGGAGGACTACTATAATTCTATTCAATCCTGGAACTTAGTGCCAAAAATAAAGAACATGGGATCGATGCTCAGATATTACCCCAACCACTTATCCAAGATGAGTCCAAATCCCAATGTAAATTACCCAATATTTCCAAGCTAGAGTAACACTATTACACAAATTGAATACCAACTTACCAAGATGTAATGTGTCTTACAACTTACAAGAATATAAGGTCGTTATTCATTGTTAGCTCAAAATCTAAAGACTCGTCAAAAAAATCAAGTCAGAAAAGGACTAACATCAAAGGTGATCCCAGAAAGTTGCAGATCAGGAGATGCTTCACCACTAGTCCCATTAACAAGTTCAGAACTACCATCATTTTGTTTAGCAGTTGTCAGAAGCTCCTCTGTCAATGCAATCACCTTCAGCCACAAATAAATCCAAATTATAATCAGCCAATCATCATAATATAATTAGTGAAAAGATGAAAACATGAACTTCAATCCAGAGTGACAGCCAAAATTCACGAGACAGAGCAGGCCGGCCATCACCACATAGCACACCTGCAATGGAATCAAGACAGAAGTGATGGGCATCTTGACAAAGTCCTAGTGTCTTCTTTCTAAAACCCCGACACTTCTGCACACCATGTATGCTTATTTCTTTTAACAAGATAAGATATTCTCACCTTGACAAACGACAAGGGAAAAAACATCTTTCATCTGTCAGAGGTGGTTTCTTGAAACTGCTTGTTCGAGCAATAGTAatatttgagagagagagagagaaagagagattgaAATTAAACTATAAAGAAAGTAATGACCTTCTAACCTATTATACAACAATGATCGGTGTTCTTAAACATCTCTAACTACTAGCAACTATGATGATATATGTAATGTTAAGCAGAAAGAATAGGAGGATCTCATACTTAGAACTGTGGGATCCACCAGCAACGATGAGAGGAAGGAAGtttgcaaaaataaaaataaaaaatcacctCCGCAAGTTCTTTCTCCATGTCCAAAAATTCAGAATTCTTCGGATCATCTTTCAACAATTTGCGTACCTTGAATCATATTAAGACACAAATACAGTTGACATAAATACCAAATTTGGAATACTGAAGCAAATGAGTAATATTCAATTTTAAGAGAAaccaaaaatccaaaaattaaaaatagtagCAGTGAATAGTAAAACTGTACATTGGCCAGGCATCACCCCTTCAATAAGAACAAGATAGGGAATAGGTGAACAGAACACCAACATCTCACTCCTATACTGAAGTATTTGATTCCAAGAGCAATATCccattaaattatactccctccgtcccaaggtagatgtcacaatttcctttttagtttatcccacaaaagatgtcacatttcttcttttgaaaaaagttccctctcacatcaattataaaattatattttctctcaccacttaacacacaaaataacatctcctaaaatctcgtgtcttctcccaagtgtgacatgAAATCTACCTTGGGCGGAGAGAGTATTTGGTTATAAAATATACAAAGATCATGGTTTAGACTTCACTGCCACAAAGTAAAGTGAATAGCATCAGAATGAGAATTTTGAAGTTGTCAACACACATCACAAATTCAAAAGCCTAACAGAAAGAGGCAAAGTTTAAACTTTAAAGCCTATTTCCTTCCCATACTCGGTAAATATTAGGATATCAAAGCAGCTCAGCACTTCTAGTTAGGTTTGAAGACTAAGGAGAACCTCCAATCTTCGCTGTCAACAATCAACACTAAAATGCGTCGAAGAAGAAACAATTCACACTAAAAAAGACCAAAATCCGTAGCAAAACAGCCAAAAAAGAAGTCTTTGAA from Salvia splendens isolate huo1 chromosome 9, SspV2, whole genome shotgun sequence includes:
- the LOC121749516 gene encoding survival of motor neuron-related-splicing factor 30-like, with translation MEDEEVNIEELAANLSTYQEQLQQVRKLLKDDPKNSEFLDMEKELAEVIALTEELLTTAKQNDGSSELVNGTSGEASPDLQLSGITFDKPRTTAIDGNKFPLGTKVQAVWSEDGEWYDATIESHSPNGYYVTYDGWGNKEEVDPDNVRPIQEGTADPLLEAEKIAVATKEALKRKIAQSASKDFEAWTVPAKLQIDRNDPEDVKATKRKKIHAFKSKMRMEEKEVTQNKRQNAWQQFQTTKGKAKKVGFFSGRKRESIFKSPDDPFGKVGVTGSGKGLTEFQKREKHLHLKGANMESADE